The sequence GCTAAGGAATAAAATTGTCCTATGGAAAAATCTCCTTTTAGAATACAAGATGGATATTTCCAGGTAATTGAAGAGCCTGTCTCCACTTGTATCCAAGATATTTTTGCTCCTTTTTCACATAAACCACGTTTCGTAACAAAATTAAAAACTCCTCCTTCCCCTTTTTTATTTCCAGGAAACCAATTTTGAACGGTAGAATATTTAATTTCAGCATTTTCCAAGGCTATAATTTCTACTACAGCTGCATGTAATTGATTCTCTTTTCTTTGTGGGGCCGTACATCCTTCTAAATAACTCACATAGGAATCTTTATCTGCAATAATTAAGGTTCTTTCAAATTGACCAGTTTTATTTTCGTTAATACGAAAATATGTAGATAATTCCATAGGACAACGAACTCCTTTTGGGATATAACAAAAAGAACCATCTGAAAATACAGCTGAATTTAAAGCGGCATAAAAATTATCTTTTTTTGAAACAACTGAACCTAAATATTGTTTTATAATATTTGGATATTTTTTCAAAGCATCGTTGATAGAACAAAATATAATACCTTTATCTTTTAATTTTTTCTGAAATGTAGTCGTTAAAGAAACGGAGTCTAATACTATATCTGTTGCTACGCTTGAAAGCTTTTTTTGCTCTTCTATAGGAACCCCTAATTTATTAAACGTATCTATTAATTCTGGATCTATTTTTTCAACATGATTGAAGTCTACTTTTTTTTTTGGAGCAGAATAATAACTTATTTGTTGAAAATCTGGAACTCGGTATTTTATATTCGCCCATATTGGGG comes from Blattabacterium cuenoti BPAA and encodes:
- the sufB gene encoding Fe-S cluster assembly protein SufB, which produces MKKNNKILENFSESEYKYGFYTPIESDKIPVGLNEEVIRKITEKKKEPTWMLDWRLESYHIWKKMNPPIWANIKYRVPDFQQISYYSAPKKKVDFNHVEKIDPELIDTFNKLGVPIEEQKKLSSVATDIVLDSVSLTTTFQKKLKDKGIIFCSINDALKKYPNIIKQYLGSVVSKKDNFYAALNSAVFSDGSFCYIPKGVRCPMELSTYFRINENKTGQFERTLIIADKDSYVSYLEGCTAPQRKENQLHAAVVEIIALENAEIKYSTVQNWFPGNKKGEGGVFNFVTKRGLCEKGAKISWIQVETGSSITWKYPSCILKGDFSIGQFYSLALTKDFQQADTGTKMIHIGKHTKSVIISKGISAGKAQNNYRGLVKITSQAIHSRNFSQCDSLLIGNQCGAHTFPYIHVYNSNSQVEHEATTSKIGENQIFYCNQRGINTEKAISLIVHGFSNEVLKKLPMEFAVEAKKLLEISLEGSVG